The Rhodothermus marinus DSM 4252 DNA segment ACCTGTACTTCGTGGCCGACGGCGAAGGCGGACACGTCTTCAGCCGCACCTTCCGGGAGCACGTGCGCGCGGCCAACCGTTATCGCCGCCTCATGGAACAGCGCCGACGCCAGGCCCGCGACACTACCGGCGACGGGGCGGACGGGTAGCCCGGGCACGCGGCGGCTGGAACGTGTAGGTCAGACCGATCACGAATCGATTCCGCCGCACCTCTTCGCGCACGTAGGGCGGCCGCTCCACGTCCCCGTAGGGCTGATAGTAGTCGTCGAACTGCTCCTGCGTCCAGCCGATGTTCAGACGAAACGACTCGGCCAGTTGAATGGAAGCGCCCAGCGAACCGAACACACGGCGGCGGTCGGCCTCCGCCTCCCGGATTTCCGATTTATGCGGATCCGGGAAGACGGCCACACCACCGTAGAGCGTGGTACCGCCCATCTGGTAGGCCAATCCCAGCCGGGTATTGACCACCGGCTCCATCGTGTCCCGCACCTGGCGGTTCAGGTCCTGGATGAAGCTGCGGTTGGTGGACGCATCGAAGCGCATCTGCGACCAGTCGACCAGCTCCAGGTCCAGTCCCACGTGGAGTTGCCGGGTCTGGTAGGCAACGCCCGCCCTAAGCCGCCAGGGCGTGCGGATTTCGTAGTCGAATGAGCCCGTGCCGGCATCGCCGGGCTGGCCGCCATACCGAAGCGAGCCGCCTTCGTCGAAGAAGGTCTCCAGTTCGGTACCGTAATCTTCCTGCACGGAGAAAAAGACCGGCGTTTCCACGCCGACGCCCAGCCGCCAGCTCGGCGAGAGTTGCGCCGACAGCCCCGCCCGCACGCTGAAGCCCTGCAGATCTGACTCGAAATAATCCTGCGCCAGCAGGTAGTCAAATCCGTACAGGAATCCCCCTTCGACCGCTACGGCATACAGGTCCGGCGTGTTCTCGTTGCGGAAATCATCCTCCTCGTACCGGCGCTCGAAGCGATAGGAGCCGGTGACGATCCCGACCGAAAGCCCCAGGAACAGGTTGGGAGCCGCTTCGATGGCTCCGCCGAAGCTCAGCTCATGCAACCCGCCCTCTTCGGTCACCTCGCCGGTCTGGCGAATGGTGGTTCCGGGCGCCACGGCCTGGTAGAATGGATAGCGTCCGGCTTCATATTCCGAAGGCAGAAATTCGATCGCCCCGGCCTGGTAGGCGATAAAGGGAATGTCGCTGTTGAACTGAAGCTCGCCGTCCGAAGTCACCGTGTATTCGTCCGGATACGGAAGGTAGGAGTCGGTGATCGAGTTGGCGTCGTTGTCGCCCTGGAAGTAGAGGCGGCGGGTGAAGTCGGCCACGCGGGCG contains these protein-coding regions:
- a CDS encoding OmpP1/FadL family transporter, with the translated sequence MKYAVRYLSGGLCLLMLLVMQAHAQTVDDAWRFSQRLPGVGARLTAMSGASAAGLADYGALFSNPAGLGYYRASEVSGGLTWLNARDAATYHVPGNRFDWESELRATNLDHLVAVYKVPTVRGSLVLGMAYARVADFTRRLYFQGDNDANSITDSYLPYPDEYTVTSDGELQFNSDIPFIAYQAGAIEFLPSEYEAGRYPFYQAVAPGTTIRQTGEVTEEGGLHELSFGGAIEAAPNLFLGLSVGIVTGSYRFERRYEEDDFRNENTPDLYAVAVEGGFLYGFDYLLAQDYFESDLQGFSVRAGLSAQLSPSWRLGVGVETPVFFSVQEDYGTELETFFDEGGSLRYGGQPGDAGTGSFDYEIRTPWRLRAGVAYQTRQLHVGLDLELVDWSQMRFDASTNRSFIQDLNRQVRDTMEPVVNTRLGLAYQMGGTTLYGGVAVFPDPHKSEIREAEADRRRVFGSLGASIQLAESFRLNIGWTQEQFDDYYQPYGDVERPPYVREEVRRNRFVIGLTYTFQPPRARATRPPRRR